The genomic DNA CTATATTGTTTTGTAATAAAGGTTCTCCACCAGTTATTGTTATATTTGTGATACCACTATATAAAATTTTATTATAGATTTCCTCGGTAGTCATTGGTGTATAGGGAGATGTATCTGCATTAGCCCATCTTGTATCACAATAACTACAGTTTAAATTACATTTTTGAAATCTTACAAATACAGCTAGTTGTCCAGCTTTTTTTCCTTCTCCATTGATACTTTCAAATATTTCTACTACTTTGTATGTTGTCATTATCTCATCTCACTATAGTTAGCACAATTATTAGGAGTTTCATATACACAACTATTTTTTACAAAAAATCCTTTTTCTATAAAATAGTCATAAAAATATTTTGCAAAATTTTCTGCCGTTGGTTTAAAATCAATTTCAATTATTCTAAATCCCTCTTCTTTTAGAGCATGAAAAGTACTTTCACGTAAACTATTTTTTTCAATGATAAGAGCGTGATCATAGTAGTCTGTTATGTTTTTTAGTTCAGATTTTAAATCTCCAAAATCTAAAATCATTCCTCTACATGATCCACTTTGTTGTAGATTATCACTATAAATTTCTATTTTAAGTGTCCAACGGTGTCCATGAATATTTCTACATTTTCCATTGTAACCAGCTAAAAAATGTGCACTATCAAAACTTGCTTCACTAATTAATGTATACATATTTTTCTCCTTAATAAAAAAAGACAGACTTACCCTAGTCTATCTTTCTTCCAATTATTCAAAAAATTGCAATAAAAAAATAGCCCTAGTTTTGTTTATAGACAGGATGGTACAAATGAACTGTCTTTTCTTCTATTTTTTCTTAATTCTAACACTTAGATATATCAATGTCAAGAAAAAAGTCTCTATATCGAAATAGAAACTTTATAATTGAACATTTTCGTTGTTTTTATTAGTCTTATCAATAAAAGAAATTGGTTTGTCATGTAGATTTACTCCACCTTTAACTCCAAAATCCAATGTCATAACATTGTAGGCTACAGATATGCTCTCTTTTTCAAAAGCTAATTTTAATGCTTGTATAGCAGCATTTGTGGCTCTTAAATAGTCATTTCTTCCACTATAATTGATCCAAAATCTAACTTGAAAATTGTAAGTAGATCCACCAATATCTATAAAATAAAAGTCTGCTTGATCAGGTTCTATTGTCATTGGAAGCTTTCTGACAGTATCTAAGGCAATATTTTCTACTTTTGCTAAATAGTCTCCATATGAAATTCCAATTTGAACTATAACCATTACTGTACCAAATTTACTATAATTTAGGTATGAAGTGTTAAATATAGTTTGATTTGGAATATATGCCATTTCACCTTGAATAGTTTTAAGACCTGTCATTATCATTCCTTGATACTCAACAGTCCCTTCATATCCACTAATATTTACCCAATCTCCATATTTAAAAGGTCTTTGAATCCGAATTAAAAAACCTGCAAATGTATTTGAAACCACATCTTTTAAGGCAAAACCACCAATGATACCAATAATTCCTGCTCCTGCTAGTATATGGGTTACAAATCCTGTAAGATTTAAAATATCTAAGATAAGAAGTACTACAAACATCCAAAATATAATTAGAATCATATATATAAAAATATTTTGAAATTGTGCATACCTTTTAAATCTTTTTTTAAACATATATCTTAAAATTTTTTGAATAAATAAAGTACAAAATTTTGCTACTATTAGCACTACAAAAACCATAAATATATTTGGTATAAATTCAATAGTTGTTCGTCCCCATCTTTCAAAAACAGATTTTAAATAGACAAATGAATTAAACTCTCCCATATTATTCCTCCCCAAAA from Fusobacterium hominis includes the following:
- the queD gene encoding 6-carboxytetrahydropterin synthase QueD, producing the protein MYTLISEASFDSAHFLAGYNGKCRNIHGHRWTLKIEIYSDNLQQSGSCRGMILDFGDLKSELKNITDYYDHALIIEKNSLRESTFHALKEEGFRIIEIDFKPTAENFAKYFYDYFIEKGFFVKNSCVYETPNNCANYSEMR
- a CDS encoding mechanosensitive ion channel family protein; protein product: MGEFNSFVYLKSVFERWGRTTIEFIPNIFMVFVVLIVAKFCTLFIQKILRYMFKKRFKRYAQFQNIFIYMILIIFWMFVVLLILDILNLTGFVTHILAGAGIIGIIGGFALKDVVSNTFAGFLIRIQRPFKYGDWVNISGYEGTVEYQGMIMTGLKTIQGEMAYIPNQTIFNTSYLNYSKFGTVMVIVQIGISYGDYLAKVENIALDTVRKLPMTIEPDQADFYFIDIGGSTYNFQVRFWINYSGRNDYLRATNAAIQALKLAFEKESISVAYNVMTLDFGVKGGVNLHDKPISFIDKTNKNNENVQL